In Cygnus olor isolate bCygOlo1 chromosome 12, bCygOlo1.pri.v2, whole genome shotgun sequence, one DNA window encodes the following:
- the SLC12A4 gene encoding solute carrier family 12 member 4 isoform X2, with amino-acid sequence MGGVEERGFLRGSDRTGQECAAGSAPRPACLAAVPRGAPAAMPHFTVVPVEDKHRADYDSVEGLSWVDYREPAAAPAAADSYDTVSSDGHGNHKENSPFLNSSEAGKGGDYYDRNLALFEEELDIRPKVSSLLGKLVNYTNLTQGVKEHEEAESTDGSKKKVSKSPSMGTLMGVYLPCMQNIFGVILFLRLTWMVGMAGVLQSFLIVLLCCCCTMLTTISMSAIATNGVVPAGGSYFMISRSLGPEFGGAVGLCFYLGTTFAGAMYILGAIEILLTYIVPQAAIFYPSGAHDASSAMLNNMRVYGTVFLILMAVVVFVGVKYVNKFASLFLACVVISILSIYAGAIKSIFDPPEFPICMLGNRTLIRDQFDVCAKTIVKDNITVASKLWENFCHNTNLTTENCDEYFLLNNVSEIAGIPGAASGILKDNLWSNYLEKGEILEKAHHPSVDVAGQKNNLHLYVLSDISTSFMVLVGIFFPSVTGIMAGSNRSGDLKDAQKSIPVGTILAIVTTSLVYFSCVLLFGACIEGVVLRDKYGDAVNKNLVVGTLSWPSPWVIVIGSFFSTCGAGLQSLTGAPRLLQAIAKDNIIPFLWVFGHGKANGEPTWALLLTALIAELGILIASLDMVAPILSMFFLMCYLFVNLACAVQTLLRTPNWRPRFKYYHWALSFLGMSICLALMFISSWYYALVAMLIAGMIYKYIEYQGAEKEWGDGIRGLSLSAARYALLRLEEGPPHTKNWRPQLLVLLKLDEDLHVKYPRLLTFASQLKAGKGLTIIGSVIQGNFLETYGEAQAAEQTIKNMMDIEKVKGFCQVVVANKVREGIAHLIQSCGLGGMKHNTVVLGWPYGWRQSEDPRSWKTFIGTVRCTTAAHLALLVPKNVSFYPSNHERYNEGNIDVWWIVHDGGMLMLLPFLLKQHKVWRKCKMRIFTVAQMDDNSIQMKKDLATFLYQLRIEAEVEVVEMHNSDISAYTYERTLMMEQRSQMLRQMRLTKTEREREAQLVKDRHSIARLESLYSDEEDEGDPVPENIQMTWTKEKCDAEKRNRGSAVGSFRDLISIKPNQSNVRRMHTAVKLNEVIVNRSHDARLVLLNMPGPPKNTDGDENYMEFLEVLTEGLERVLLVRGGGREVITIYS; translated from the exons GTCATGGCAACCATAAAGAAAACAGTCCTTTCCTCAACAGTTCAGAAGCtggcaagggaggtgattaCTATGACAGAAATCTGGCCTTGTTTGAG GAAGAACTCGATATACGACCAAAAGTGTCATCTCTGCTTGGCAAGTTGGTCAACTACACAAACCTTACCCAGGGTGTTAAGGAACatgaagaagcagaaagcacCGATGGCTCCAAGAAGAAAGTATCAAAA tcacccAGCATGGGTACCCTGATGGGGGTGTATTTACCATGCATGCAGAACATCTTTGGGGTTATTCTCTTCCTTCGGCTGACTTGGATGGTAGGAATGGCCGGAGTTCTCCAGTCCTTCCTGATTGTATtactttgctgctgttgt ACCATGTTGACAACCATATCAATGAGTGCTATTGCCACAAATGGTGTTGTTCCAG CTGGTGGCTCCTATTTCATGATATCCAGGTCATTAGGCCCAGAGTTTGGTGGAGCTGTAGGGCTGTGCTTTTATTTGGGAACAACATTTGCAGGAGCAATGTATATCCTTGGTGCCATTGAGATTTTATTG ACATATATTGTGCCACAAGCAGCAATTTTTTATCCATCCGGTGCCCATGATGCATCCAGTGCTATGCTAAACAACATGAGGGTGTATGGAACTGTATTTCTCATCTTAATGGCAGTGGTGGTCTTTGTAGGTGTGAAATATGTTAACAAATTTGCTTCCCTCTTCTTGGCCTGCGTAGTAATATCCATACTGTCCATTTACGCTGGAGCTATCAAGTCCATCTTTGATCCACCTGAATTTCC GATTTGCATGTTGGGCAACAGGACTTTGATAAGAGATCAGTTTGATGTTTGTGCCAAAACCATAGTTAAGGATAACATTACCGTGGCCTCTAAGCTTTGGGAGAACTTCTGCCACAATACAAACTTAACCACTGAGAACTGTGATGAATATTTCCTACTAAACAATGTCTCCGAGATAGCAGGAATTCCAGGAGCTGCTAGTGGTATTTTAAAAG ACAATTTATGGAGCAATTACTTGGAGAAGGGAGAGATACTGGAGAAAGCACATCACCCATCCGTTGATGTAGCAGGCCAGAAGAACAACCTTCATCTGTATGTGCTTTCGGATATATCTACTTCATTCATGGTACTGGTTGGCATCTTCTTCCCGTCAGTGACCG GCATCATGGCTGGTTCAAACAGATCAGGGGACCTAAAAGATGCACAAAAATCCATTCCTGTTGGAACAATTCTCGCTATTGTCACCACATCACTTGTCT ACTTCAGCTGTGTATTACTATTTGGAGCCTGCATAGAAGGTGTAGTCCTGAGAGATAA GTACGGCGATGCAGTGAACAAGAACTTAGTGGTGGGCACCCTTTCATGGCCCTCACCATGGGTCATTGTGATAGGATCCTTCTTCTCTACCTGTGGAGCAGGTTTACAGAGCCTTACTGGAGCCCCCCGGCTGCTGCAGGCAATAGCAAAGGACAACATTATTCCTTTCCTCTGG gTTTTTGGTCATGGCAAAGCAAATGGTGAACCAACATGGGCTCTTCTGTTAACAGCATTAATTGCTGAGCTGGGAATCCTTATTGCCTCCCTTGACATGGTGGCTCCAATTCTCTCAAT GTTTTTCTTGATGTGCTACCTCTTTGTTAATCTAGCATGTGCAGTACAAACGCTTCTCAGAACTCCAAACTGGCGGCCCCGATTTAAATACTATCACTG ggCCCTCTCATTTTTAGGCATGAGTATTTGCCTGGCACTGATGTTCATTTCATCTTGGTATTATGCTTTGGTAGCTATGCTTATTGCAGGCATGATTTACAAGTACATTGAATATCAAGG TGCAGAGAAGGAATGGGGTGATGGTATCCGGGGTCTTTCACTCAGCGCAGCAAGATACGCCTTACTCAGACTGGAGGAGGGCCCTCCACACACAAAGAACTGGAG gcCTCAGTTGCTGGTGCTTCTGAAACTTGATGAAGATTTGCATGTAAAATACCCTAGATTGTTAACATTTGCATCCCAGCTGAAAGCTGGCAAAGGTTTAACTATCATAGGATCAGTGATCCAAGGGAATTTCTTGGAAACTTATGGAGAAGCCCAGGCTGCTGAACAG actattaaaaatatgatgGACATTGAGAAGGTGAAAGGATTCTGTCAGGTAGTTGTAGCCAATAAAGTTCGAGAAGGAATTGCCCACTTGATCCAGTCCTGTGGGCTAGGTGGCATGAAACACAACACTGTGGTTTTGGGATGGCCGTATGGCTGGAGGCAAAGTGAAGATCCAAGGTCGTGGAAGACATTTATAG GTACTGTTCGTTGCACAACTGCAGCCCATCTGGCTCTACTGGTTCCCAAAAATGTGTCTTTCTACCCCAGCAACCATGAGCGTTACAATGAAGGCAACATTGATGTGTGGTGGATTGTGCATGATGGGGGCATGTTgatgcttcttccttttctactcAAACAGCACAAA GTttggagaaaatgcaaaatgagaatttttacTGTGGCTCAGATGGATGATAACAGCATCCAGATGAAGAAGGACTTGGCTACTTTCCTTTATCAACTTCGAATAGAGGCAGAGGTAGAAGTGGTAGAAATG CACAATAGTGATATCTCAGCATATACTTACGAGAGAACTCTTATGATGGAGCAGAGATCTCAGATGCTGAGGCAAATGAGGCTGACaaaaacagagagggaaagggag GCTCAGCTGGTAAAGGACAGACATTCAATAGCACGACTGGAAAGCTTGTACTCAGATGAAGAAGATGAGGGGGACCCAGTTCCTGAGAACATTCAGATGACCTGgacaaaagagaaatgtgatGCTGAGAAGCGGAACCGAGGCAGTGCTGTGGGAAGCTTTAGAGATCTCATCAGCATTAAGCC GAACCAATCTAACGTTCGAAGAATGCACACAGCAGTGAAGCTCAATGAAGTTATTGTTAATAGATCCCACGATGCCAGACTTGTTCTCCTCAATATGCCTGGTCCTCCAAAGAATACCGATGGTGACGAAAACT ACATGGAGTTTCTTGAAGTCTTGACTGAGGGTCTGGAGAGAGTATTACTTGTCAGAGGAGGTGGCCGAGAAGTCATCACAATTTACTCCTGA